A genomic region of Methanothermobacter sp. CaT2 contains the following coding sequences:
- a CDS encoding MoaD/ThiS family protein: protein MKFTVITDDGKKILESGAPRRIKDVLGELEIPIETVVVKKNGEIVIEEEEIFDGDIIEVIRVIYGG from the coding sequence ATGAAGTTTACAGTAATCACAGATGACGGGAAGAAAATACTTGAATCAGGGGCTCCACGAAGGATAAAGGATGTTCTGGGGGAGCTTGAAATTCCCATTGAAACGGTTGTCGTGAAAAAGAACGGCGAAATAGTCATAGAGGAAGAGGAGATCTTCGATGGCGATATCATCGAGGTCATAAGGGTTATCTACGGCGGTTAA
- a CDS encoding DUF89 domain-containing protein codes for MKVYYECAPCFLRQAREALDLATDDEELKLRVMENILELLSERFRRGQVSNELGTRMHRLIKDMTGSEDPYLDEKRRCNEIALRFLPTVRDYLEGHSDLESHVKVAITGNIIDFGALGLDFDHDRGIQESLRAPLTINHVPLLEDRLREASEVLYLLDNTGEILFDRPLIEKLVEYDVSVKVAVKGEPILNDACMEDALEAGLDEVAEIVTTGTDSVGIVYSDLSDEFRYMLDGTELVIAKGMGNYEGLTEISDGSRDIFCLLNAKCSAIARDLGVARGDNVAVKI; via the coding sequence ATGAAGGTATACTATGAATGCGCACCGTGTTTCCTGAGACAGGCCAGGGAGGCCCTCGACCTTGCAACCGATGATGAGGAACTCAAACTGAGGGTCATGGAAAATATACTCGAACTCCTCAGTGAGAGGTTCAGGAGGGGACAGGTATCAAATGAACTCGGGACCAGGATGCACAGACTCATAAAGGATATGACAGGATCAGAGGACCCCTATCTTGATGAGAAGAGGAGATGCAATGAAATCGCATTGAGGTTCCTCCCAACTGTAAGGGACTACCTTGAAGGTCACAGCGACCTTGAGAGTCATGTGAAGGTGGCAATAACAGGTAACATAATAGACTTCGGGGCACTGGGCCTTGACTTCGATCATGACAGGGGTATCCAGGAGTCCCTCAGGGCACCCCTCACCATAAACCATGTCCCACTACTTGAAGATAGACTCAGGGAGGCCTCTGAGGTCCTTTACCTCCTTGACAACACAGGTGAGATCCTCTTCGACAGGCCGCTCATTGAAAAACTGGTCGAATATGATGTAAGCGTGAAGGTCGCTGTTAAGGGCGAACCCATCCTTAATGATGCATGCATGGAGGACGCCCTCGAAGCAGGCCTTGATGAAGTTGCTGAAATCGTAACTACAGGTACAGACTCTGTGGGCATCGTATACAGTGACCTCTCAGATGAATTCCGGTACATGCTGGATGGAACCGAACTCGTAATAGCCAAGGGTATGGGTAACTATGAGGGCCTAACAGAGATCTCTGATGGTTCCAGGGACATATTCTGTCTTCTAAATGCGAAATGCTCTGCAATCGCAAGGGACCTGGGTGTTGCGAGGGGTGACAATGTTGCTGTTAAGATCTGA
- a CDS encoding thioredoxin fold domain-containing protein, with protein sequence MDEARKWALFGLLAGLSIVLIIYAVQPRVPQSFTTDEKDLKWYTEHDEAIKEASRTGKNVFMVFSASWCPACQKLESETLQNTEVQRRLAEDFIAVKVDVDTSPALSSRYRIYGVPTVIILDPSGNEIGRREGYMSPDELISYLG encoded by the coding sequence TTGGATGAAGCAAGGAAGTGGGCCCTATTCGGACTTCTCGCAGGACTCTCAATTGTACTCATAATCTATGCAGTCCAGCCCAGAGTGCCTCAGAGCTTCACGACGGATGAAAAGGACCTTAAATGGTATACTGAACATGATGAGGCCATAAAGGAGGCTTCGAGGACAGGTAAAAATGTTTTCATGGTATTTTCTGCTTCATGGTGTCCGGCATGTCAGAAACTGGAATCTGAGACACTCCAGAACACTGAGGTTCAGAGGAGGCTGGCAGAGGATTTCATCGCAGTCAAAGTTGATGTTGACACCAGTCCAGCGCTGTCCTCGAGGTACAGAATTTACGGGGTCCCGACGGTAATAATACTGGATCCCTCTGGAAATGAGATAGGAAGAAGGGAGGGCTACATGAGCCCCGATGAACTCATATCCTATCTGGGGTAG
- a CDS encoding cytochrome c biogenesis CcdA family protein: MQDHIISFTAGILSVLSPCILPVIPVLFSESLIGSRKERFLFLSGFSSLFLFIIILTAIFTASVNYYLLYLRIPASIMLIIMGLLVLSEKPLISIRTPPAENHVLMGLLTAIAWTPCYSPYLIGVIAYSAYTGIPGALVNMALYTLGLTIALIALTLLAEPVLRRLLGGSRDIRRASGALIVVAGIYMLYQLIPLP; this comes from the coding sequence ATGCAGGACCATATCATTTCATTCACGGCTGGAATACTATCAGTCCTGTCACCATGCATTCTACCCGTCATACCTGTCCTCTTCTCAGAATCTCTCATCGGTAGCAGGAAAGAGAGGTTCCTTTTTCTTTCTGGTTTCTCATCCCTCTTTCTCTTCATAATAATCCTCACAGCCATATTCACAGCCTCAGTTAATTACTATCTCCTCTACCTGAGGATCCCGGCTTCAATCATGCTGATCATCATGGGGCTTCTTGTTCTATCAGAGAAACCCTTAATATCCATCAGGACTCCCCCAGCAGAAAACCATGTTCTCATGGGCTTACTGACGGCCATCGCCTGGACTCCCTGCTACAGCCCCTACCTCATAGGTGTGATTGCATACTCAGCATATACAGGGATTCCCGGGGCCCTTGTTAACATGGCACTTTACACCCTGGGACTTACCATAGCCCTCATAGCACTGACCCTTCTGGCCGAACCAGTATTAAGGAGACTCCTGGGAGGCTCCAGAGATATTAGGAGGGCTTCAGGGGCACTTATAGTAGTTGCAGGTATTTATATGCTTTATCAGCTTATTCCATTACCATGA
- a CDS encoding NAD(P)-dependent oxidoreductase — translation MRVGFIGFGEVAQTLASRLRSRGVEVVTSLEGRSPSTIERARTVGVTETSEEDVYSCPVVISAVTPGVALDAARRAGRHVRGIYVDINNISPETVRMASSLIEKGGFVDAAIMGSVRRKGADVRIIASGRDAEEFMKLNRYGLNIEVRGREPGDASAIKMLRSSYTKGVSALLWETLTAAHRLGLEEDVLEMLEYTEGNDFRESAISRLKSSCIHARRRYEEMKEVQDMLGEVIDPVMPTCIMRIFEKLKDVEVSADADYRDVLDEALDAFL, via the coding sequence TTGAGAGTTGGATTTATCGGCTTTGGTGAAGTCGCACAGACCCTTGCTTCACGTTTAAGGAGCAGGGGAGTGGAGGTTGTCACATCACTGGAGGGAAGAAGCCCATCAACCATTGAGAGGGCCAGGACCGTGGGGGTGACTGAAACATCAGAGGAGGATGTTTATTCATGCCCGGTTGTCATATCCGCAGTAACACCCGGTGTTGCACTGGATGCCGCAAGGAGGGCAGGCAGACATGTCAGGGGGATATACGTGGATATTAACAACATATCACCTGAGACGGTGCGCATGGCATCGTCCCTCATTGAAAAGGGAGGATTTGTGGATGCAGCCATAATGGGCAGTGTGAGGCGAAAGGGCGCCGATGTACGTATCATAGCCTCTGGAAGGGATGCAGAGGAATTCATGAAGCTCAACAGATATGGATTGAACATTGAGGTGAGGGGACGGGAACCCGGGGATGCATCGGCGATTAAAATGTTGAGGAGCAGCTACACAAAGGGTGTTTCGGCGCTTCTCTGGGAAACACTAACTGCAGCCCACAGGCTGGGCCTTGAGGAGGACGTACTTGAGATGCTTGAATACACTGAGGGCAATGATTTCAGGGAATCAGCGATTTCAAGGCTTAAAAGTTCATGCATCCATGCCAGAAGAAGATATGAGGAGATGAAGGAGGTCCAGGATATGCTGGGGGAGGTCATTGACCCCGTAATGCCCACCTGTATAATGAGGATATTTGAGAAACTGAAGGATGTTGAGGTGTCTGCAGATGCCGATTACAGGGATGTGCTTGATGAGGCCCTCGACGCATTCCTGTGA
- a CDS encoding adenylyltransferase/cytidyltransferase family protein, translated as MIGISADFDPVHLGHARLIEKGREIADETGDEVVIYLNKDFSANHAPFFVPYEARKEMALKAGADRVVPVEGLHHRLTLAYTVPIRIAMMIEDGVVDYVDAANVSTDLIIRKAREFASRGIFSGIPRELPNRNVIRWFAVNEFLYGKYGRKMRFHIIPELTVDGSKISGREIRQRIIENNLQIPPDVARVLPDTTISILEREIERGTVPGRRNLEIIKERMNNLSQADLMEIAYLNADAVNSIVKNRRFYRENQIWAAFRKAGYGPVLTRLAMSSIEMNVRRSEVRDLIEHYTERGWIPPDQSVINVIRRAWFVSERVAEGISSKRANEMFQSGKHRVNPPSKVEAGLNLRRDEVKLVKDGMDAKIYVDRRGVLSCQIRNGAKIKSPMHLPAQMATYLRLIIDSHIIPFSAKVKRRRDGFRVLITINNQRKTGREP; from the coding sequence ATGATAGGTATAAGCGCTGATTTTGACCCTGTACACCTTGGACACGCCAGGCTCATAGAGAAGGGACGTGAAATAGCTGATGAAACAGGAGATGAAGTTGTTATATACCTTAACAAGGACTTCAGCGCAAATCACGCGCCCTTCTTCGTCCCCTATGAGGCCCGTAAGGAGATGGCCCTGAAGGCCGGAGCAGACAGGGTTGTTCCAGTTGAGGGTCTGCACCATCGCCTCACCCTGGCCTACACGGTCCCCATAAGGATAGCCATGATGATAGAGGATGGTGTTGTTGACTATGTCGACGCAGCCAACGTCTCAACAGACCTCATAATCAGAAAGGCAAGGGAGTTTGCATCCAGGGGAATTTTCAGTGGGATACCCCGTGAACTGCCAAACAGGAACGTTATAAGATGGTTTGCTGTCAATGAATTCCTCTATGGTAAGTACGGCCGTAAAATGAGGTTCCATATAATTCCAGAGCTCACTGTCGATGGTTCAAAGATTTCCGGTAGGGAGATAAGGCAGAGGATAATTGAGAACAACCTTCAGATCCCACCCGATGTTGCGAGGGTACTGCCCGATACAACCATCAGCATACTTGAAAGGGAAATAGAGAGGGGCACGGTTCCAGGCCGCAGAAACCTTGAAATCATAAAGGAAAGGATGAACAACCTGTCACAGGCCGATCTCATGGAAATAGCATATCTAAACGCTGATGCTGTGAATTCCATAGTTAAAAACAGGAGATTTTACAGGGAGAATCAGATATGGGCTGCCTTCAGAAAGGCCGGGTATGGACCTGTCCTCACAAGGCTTGCCATGAGTTCCATTGAGATGAACGTCAGGAGGTCCGAGGTGCGGGACCTGATCGAGCACTACACTGAGAGGGGGTGGATTCCTCCGGATCAGAGTGTGATAAATGTTATAAGGAGGGCCTGGTTCGTATCAGAGAGGGTTGCTGAGGGTATCAGCTCAAAGAGGGCCAATGAAATGTTCCAGAGTGGCAAACACAGAGTGAATCCTCCATCAAAGGTGGAGGCTGGTCTGAACCTGCGAAGGGATGAGGTTAAACTGGTCAAGGATGGTATGGATGCCAAGATATATGTTGACCGGAGGGGTGTACTCTCCTGTCAGATAAGGAATGGTGCAAAGATAAAAAGCCCCATGCACCTGCCAGCCCAGATGGCAACCTATCTCAGACTCATAATAGACTCCCACATAATACCCTTCAGTGCAAAGGTTAAAAGGAGAAGGGATGGATTCAGAGTCCTTATAACAATCAATAACCAGAGAAAAACAGGGCGAGAGCCATAA
- a CDS encoding archaeosine biosynthesis radical SAM protein RaSEA, which produces MDRLTFKSRKRALKRIKRRSLSELAASWVQDDLLYSGRGRALFMILPTMGCSWALSESGGCNMCSYISDSFLEPVKSSEITEIFDEIMSRHEFDDRMAVKIFTSGSFLNPEEFPEDARTHILERLSRIDAVEEIIFESRPEYIEENVLRECCELVPDKIVEVSIGLETCDEKTRLLKINKGFTGSEFKRGIGIISGLKEEFMLKSKAYILVKPVLVSEKRAIDEAISTAVYAEKTGVDRVSFCPSTVHRGTIMEDLWRRGSYRPPWIWSLVEIINRTRETVSIPSIMDTSGFGTSRGPYNCRKCNRDLKKLIIKSNLEQEMVPPYECECRERWSAELKFSELTGSTDIRYEDYS; this is translated from the coding sequence ATGGATAGGCTAACATTCAAGAGCAGAAAAAGGGCTTTGAAGAGAATAAAAAGAAGAAGTCTCAGTGAACTTGCAGCGAGCTGGGTTCAGGATGATCTCCTTTATTCTGGCAGGGGCCGGGCCCTCTTCATGATCCTTCCAACCATGGGTTGTTCCTGGGCCCTCTCAGAGAGCGGTGGCTGTAACATGTGCAGCTACATATCAGACTCCTTCCTCGAACCGGTGAAGTCTAGTGAAATCACAGAAATCTTCGATGAAATCATGTCACGCCACGAATTTGATGATAGGATGGCTGTTAAGATATTCACATCAGGAAGTTTTCTTAACCCCGAAGAATTCCCCGAGGATGCACGGACCCATATACTTGAGAGACTCAGCAGGATTGATGCTGTTGAGGAAATAATCTTCGAATCAAGGCCCGAATATATTGAGGAGAATGTCCTTCGTGAATGCTGTGAACTTGTACCTGACAAGATAGTTGAGGTGAGCATAGGCCTTGAGACCTGTGACGAGAAAACCAGACTCCTCAAGATAAATAAGGGTTTCACCGGCAGTGAATTTAAAAGGGGGATAGGCATCATCAGTGGCCTTAAAGAGGAGTTCATGTTAAAATCCAAGGCATACATCCTGGTAAAGCCTGTGCTGGTATCAGAAAAAAGGGCCATAGATGAGGCCATTTCAACGGCCGTTTATGCTGAAAAAACAGGTGTTGATCGGGTATCATTCTGTCCATCCACTGTGCACAGGGGGACCATAATGGAGGACCTCTGGAGGAGGGGATCCTACAGGCCGCCATGGATATGGAGCCTTGTTGAGATAATTAACAGAACCAGAGAGACCGTGTCAATACCGTCAATAATGGACACCTCAGGTTTCGGGACGTCAAGGGGCCCCTACAACTGCAGGAAGTGTAACCGGGACCTCAAGAAGCTCATAATAAAATCAAACCTTGAGCAGGAAATGGTTCCTCCCTATGAATGTGAGTGCAGGGAGCGGTGGAGTGCAGAGTTAAAATTCTCAGAACTCACGGGATCAACTGATATAAGGTACGAAGATTACAGCTAG
- the mer gene encoding 5,10-methylenetetrahydromethanopterin reductase — protein MKFGIEFVPNEPIEKIVKLVKLAEDVGFEYAWITDHYNNKNVYETLALIAEGTETIKLGPGVTNPYVRSPAITASAIATLDELSNGRATLGIGPGDKATFDALGIEWVKPVSTIRDAIAMMRTLLAGEKTESGAQLMGVKAVQEKVPIYMGAQGPMMLKTAGEISDGALINASNPKDFEAAVPLIKEGAESAGKSLSDIDVAAYTCCSIDEDSAAAANAAKIVVAFIAAGSPPPVFERHGLPADTGAKFGELLGKGDFGGAIGAVDDALMEAFSVVGTPDEFIPKIEALGEMGVTQYVAGSPIGPDKEKSIKLLGEVIASF, from the coding sequence ATGAAGTTTGGTATCGAATTTGTTCCAAATGAGCCAATAGAAAAGATAGTGAAGCTCGTGAAACTGGCTGAAGACGTGGGCTTCGAATACGCCTGGATCACAGACCACTACAACAACAAGAACGTATACGAAACCCTTGCATTAATCGCAGAGGGAACAGAAACAATAAAACTCGGACCCGGTGTGACAAACCCCTACGTGAGGAGCCCAGCCATAACAGCCTCAGCCATAGCCACACTCGACGAGCTTTCAAACGGAAGAGCAACACTAGGTATTGGCCCAGGTGACAAAGCCACCTTCGATGCCCTTGGAATTGAATGGGTTAAACCCGTTTCAACAATAAGAGATGCCATCGCAATGATGAGGACACTCCTCGCCGGTGAAAAAACCGAAAGTGGTGCCCAGCTAATGGGTGTGAAGGCCGTCCAGGAAAAAGTCCCAATATACATGGGTGCACAGGGTCCAATGATGCTCAAAACAGCAGGTGAAATCTCAGACGGTGCTCTTATAAATGCATCCAACCCCAAGGACTTTGAAGCAGCAGTCCCACTCATAAAAGAGGGTGCTGAATCCGCAGGTAAGAGCCTGTCCGACATTGACGTTGCAGCCTACACATGCTGTTCAATAGATGAAGACTCAGCTGCAGCTGCAAACGCAGCAAAGATAGTTGTAGCATTCATCGCTGCAGGATCACCACCACCAGTATTTGAAAGACACGGCCTCCCAGCTGACACAGGAGCAAAATTCGGTGAACTCCTCGGTAAAGGTGACTTTGGTGGTGCAATAGGAGCAGTTGATGACGCCCTCATGGAAGCATTCTCAGTTGTTGGTACACCTGACGAATTCATACCAAAAATTGAGGCCCTCGGTGAAATGGGCGTGACCCAGTACGTTGCAGGATCACCAATAGGTCCAGACAAAGAAAAATCAATAAAACTCCTGGGAGAAGTTATAGCAAGCTTCTAA